From Marinobacterium sp. LSUCC0821, a single genomic window includes:
- the recD gene encoding exodeoxyribonuclease V subunit alpha — protein sequence MEQQDLLAMPSPVDIRGQIQLWEEAGWIRTLDLELALMLADTVQLNDDWPLLLVVFASHQLGRGHSCVDPQSIYNDPDRYLALPPDGARNSAVMTPSQLLAEISLDCWMALLSDSVLIDQGAGSAPLVYDAGLLYLRRMWLLECLVARSITERTSKDRATSDLISNDLATLFPTHAELDWQKIACAVAASSYFSVITGGPGTGKTTTVVRLLALLNQQALRSGMTLNIALAAPTGKAAARLTESIEGALQSLPEGYAEGLSSEVQTLHRLLGVIPNSGRYRYHKNHKLPVDLLVVDEASMVDLSLFAATLDALPEHAQLVMLGDKDQLASVEAGAALADLCTDAEVGGYTQTRVDWLARVTGCKIDQWLGSQGDSGNLQLNQHLVMLRESHRFSAESGIGQLASAVNDGLSDRVEQLLITESDDLRRLNVDELQRTLKGLVLGDQHFAGYRAYLTLLEGVVTDDQAAEVLAAFDRFRLLSALRRGPEGVVALNEQVESILNAEGLIERDSHQESEWYVGRPVMVTQNDYVVGLANGDIGITLMTESGLRVAFAQAAKSQDKQSHQDEAERRGKVRWIHPSRLQSVETAYVMTVHKSQGSEFEHAAYLSPSRSNPVLTRELLYTAITRSKSRFTLVEMNRSVLMHTVSAKVERASGLYKRLAKALL from the coding sequence ATGGAACAACAAGATCTATTAGCCATGCCTTCTCCTGTAGATATTCGCGGTCAGATTCAGCTTTGGGAAGAGGCGGGCTGGATTCGTACTCTTGATTTAGAGCTGGCGCTTATGCTCGCTGATACTGTGCAGCTTAATGATGATTGGCCGCTGCTGCTTGTGGTGTTTGCTTCACATCAATTGGGCCGTGGGCACAGCTGTGTAGATCCTCAATCTATCTATAACGACCCTGATCGCTACCTCGCGCTACCCCCTGATGGCGCGCGAAACAGCGCTGTTATGACGCCTTCACAGTTGCTTGCCGAGATCTCGTTAGATTGTTGGATGGCACTTTTGAGTGATTCTGTTTTGATCGATCAAGGGGCAGGTTCTGCACCGCTGGTCTACGATGCGGGGCTTCTCTATCTGCGAAGAATGTGGCTGTTGGAGTGTTTGGTTGCAAGGTCCATCACTGAGAGAACCTCTAAAGATAGGGCAACCTCTGATCTGATTTCAAACGACCTTGCGACACTCTTTCCAACTCATGCTGAGTTGGATTGGCAGAAAATTGCATGTGCAGTTGCCGCCTCTTCCTACTTCTCCGTGATTACGGGTGGACCAGGTACCGGTAAAACCACGACTGTCGTGCGGCTTTTAGCACTATTAAATCAGCAAGCTTTGCGTTCAGGTATGACGCTCAATATCGCGCTTGCAGCTCCGACGGGTAAGGCAGCTGCGCGTTTGACTGAATCTATTGAGGGTGCGCTGCAATCGCTCCCTGAAGGTTACGCAGAGGGTTTGAGTTCAGAGGTTCAGACGCTGCATCGATTGCTAGGGGTTATTCCTAACAGCGGTCGCTATCGCTACCACAAAAATCATAAGTTACCGGTCGACCTGCTTGTAGTTGATGAAGCGTCGATGGTTGATCTATCTCTGTTTGCTGCAACCCTCGACGCGCTCCCTGAGCATGCTCAGTTAGTGATGTTGGGTGATAAGGATCAGCTAGCCTCTGTTGAAGCCGGGGCAGCCTTGGCTGATCTCTGTACGGATGCTGAGGTTGGTGGCTATACACAAACAAGGGTCGATTGGTTGGCTAGGGTAACGGGCTGCAAGATCGATCAATGGCTAGGTAGCCAAGGCGATAGTGGAAATCTGCAGTTGAATCAACATCTGGTTATGCTGCGAGAGAGCCATCGCTTTAGTGCTGAGTCTGGAATAGGCCAGCTTGCATCTGCCGTTAATGATGGGTTGAGTGATCGTGTTGAACAGTTACTGATCACTGAGTCCGACGATTTGCGACGTCTGAACGTGGATGAGTTACAGAGAACGCTGAAGGGGCTTGTACTCGGTGATCAACACTTTGCTGGATATAGAGCCTATCTGACTCTACTTGAGGGTGTGGTTACAGATGATCAGGCGGCTGAAGTGCTTGCAGCCTTCGACCGTTTTAGATTGCTATCGGCGCTTCGACGCGGACCGGAGGGTGTGGTTGCTTTGAACGAGCAGGTCGAGTCGATTCTGAATGCCGAGGGGCTGATAGAGCGAGACTCTCATCAAGAATCAGAGTGGTACGTTGGACGCCCTGTCATGGTTACACAGAATGATTATGTAGTAGGTCTCGCCAATGGTGATATTGGTATCACGCTGATGACTGAATCAGGCCTGCGCGTTGCTTTTGCCCAAGCTGCGAAAAGCCAAGATAAACAGAGTCATCAAGATGAGGCGGAGCGGAGAGGTAAGGTTCGATGGATTCATCCAAGTCGACTGCAGTCTGTTGAGACTGCTTATGTTATGACAGTTCATAAATCGCAGGGATCTGAATTTGAGCACGCTGCCTATCTATCACCTTCGCGTTCAAACCCTGTGTTGACTCGAGAACTTCTCTATACAGCCATTACCCGCTCTAAGAGCAGGTTTACGTTAGTTGAGATGAACCGATCGGTATTGATGCATACGG